The Aurantiacibacter arachoides genome window below encodes:
- the lexA gene encoding transcriptional repressor LexA, whose translation MLTAKQHELLLFINRRLEASGISPSFEEMKEALDLKSKSGVHRLISALEERGFIRRLANRARALEVVRMPENLGNESVAKVASPPAARPEPANDVIEIPLHGKIAAGVPIEAFESDRSLPVPAALLGPGDHYALEVSGDSMIEAGIFDGDYALVRKADTARDGDIVVALVNDEEATLKYLYHDGGRIRLDPANASYDPQIYADSQVKVQGKLAGLLRRYH comes from the coding sequence ATGTTGACTGCCAAACAGCATGAATTGCTGCTTTTCATCAACCGCCGTCTTGAAGCGTCAGGCATCTCGCCGAGTTTCGAGGAAATGAAGGAAGCGCTCGATCTGAAGAGCAAGTCGGGCGTTCACCGGCTGATTTCCGCATTGGAAGAGCGCGGTTTCATCCGCCGTCTGGCCAACAGGGCGCGCGCGCTGGAAGTGGTGAGGATGCCGGAGAATCTTGGCAACGAGTCCGTCGCCAAGGTCGCGTCCCCGCCTGCCGCACGACCGGAACCGGCGAACGACGTGATCGAGATTCCCCTGCATGGCAAGATCGCGGCTGGCGTTCCGATCGAAGCCTTCGAGTCCGACCGATCGTTGCCCGTGCCGGCGGCCTTGCTTGGCCCCGGCGATCACTACGCCCTGGAGGTTTCTGGGGATTCAATGATCGAGGCCGGCATCTTCGACGGTGATTACGCGCTCGTCAGGAAAGCCGATACAGCGCGCGATGGAGACATCGTGGTGGCGCTCGTCAACGACGAGGAAGCAACGCTCAAGTACCTTTATCACGATGGTGGCAGGATCCGGCTCGATCCGGCCAACGCCAGCTACGATCCGCAGATCTATGCCGACAGCCAGGTCAAGGTGCAGGGCAAGCTTGCCGGGTTGCTGCGCCGCTATCACTAA
- a CDS encoding molybdopterin molybdotransferase MoeA → MSELLDFDIAQQRLLDLAHPLPNELLPTSDCLGRYLRAPLAARRAQPAADLSAMDGYALAAGDAGTWRIVGESAAGRPYQGALEPGEAVRISTGALMPGGALRVLVQEEAIVEGNRLALAPGGEASERHVRRRGFDFAANDVVLGKGVRLGPTQLALAIAAGFGAGRLTVGRLPSVAIIDSGSELSDGAAPLTDAQVPASNGAMLAAMAAPLASKVNRIGPVPDNMAALADALDAASGADVIVTSGGASVGDHDLLRPALAEWGATIEFWKIAMRPGKPLLLARRKEQIVIGLPGNPVSSFVTAFHFMLPLLRRLSGAADPLPHTMRLPLASDLPEAGPRTEFMRATLGADGVRPILQRDSSALRSLALADGLIRRDAHAPAATAGELATVYWLQNGGTA, encoded by the coding sequence ATGAGTGAGCTGCTGGATTTCGACATCGCCCAGCAACGCCTGCTGGACCTTGCCCACCCCCTGCCGAACGAGCTTCTTCCCACCAGCGACTGCCTTGGCCGGTACCTGCGTGCGCCACTGGCGGCTCGACGAGCCCAGCCCGCTGCCGATCTTTCGGCGATGGACGGCTACGCGCTTGCTGCGGGTGATGCCGGCACCTGGCGGATCGTGGGGGAAAGCGCGGCCGGTCGACCATACCAGGGGGCGCTGGAACCGGGCGAGGCGGTGCGGATCAGCACGGGCGCACTGATGCCGGGCGGCGCGTTGCGTGTACTGGTGCAGGAAGAAGCGATCGTCGAGGGCAACCGCCTCGCCCTCGCGCCGGGCGGGGAGGCAAGTGAACGCCACGTTCGCCGCCGAGGGTTCGATTTTGCAGCGAACGACGTGGTGCTCGGCAAGGGCGTGCGGCTGGGGCCGACCCAGCTCGCCCTCGCCATCGCCGCCGGCTTCGGGGCTGGCCGTTTGACGGTCGGCAGGCTGCCGAGCGTGGCGATCATAGACAGCGGCAGCGAGCTGAGCGACGGCGCCGCTCCCCTGACAGATGCGCAGGTGCCTGCCAGTAACGGTGCAATGCTGGCAGCGATGGCCGCGCCCTTGGCCTCGAAGGTCAACAGGATCGGCCCAGTCCCCGATAACATGGCGGCCTTGGCCGACGCGCTGGATGCCGCATCGGGGGCGGATGTGATCGTCACCAGTGGCGGCGCCTCGGTTGGCGACCATGATCTCCTGCGTCCCGCTCTGGCGGAATGGGGAGCCACGATCGAGTTCTGGAAGATCGCCATGCGACCGGGGAAACCGCTGTTGCTCGCGCGGCGCAAGGAACAGATCGTGATTGGCCTGCCGGGCAATCCGGTATCGAGCTTCGTCACCGCGTTTCATTTCATGCTGCCGCTGCTTCGCCGCCTTTCAGGTGCTGCCGACCCACTGCCGCACACGATGCGCCTGCCGCTCGCAAGCGATCTGCCCGAGGCGGGACCACGGACCGAATTCATGCGGGCAACGCTGGGCGCCGATGGTGTCCGGCCCATACTCCAGCGCGATAGCAGCGCACTGCGTTCGCTTGCGCTGGCGGACGGCCTGATCCGCCGCGACGCCCATGCCCCCGCCGCCACCGCGGGAGAGCTCGCAACCGTCTATTGGCTCCAGAATGGCGGAACCGCTTGA